The DNA region tgtgataatttctaatataaaactatatgaGACATCAAATTATCTGATTATTGATCTTATCAGAAAAAGCTTGTTATCTCTATAGTTCTATAGCAGTATTAAGTATCTGTCCAATGTGAACCTGTCAATATGAATACTTTGAagttaatcatatttttaatatgttgtATGTGGTTTGCTTTAggtaattattacttattcattgattaataaaaatacgataattaATGTATGTTGTTTATATGTTGTAGATTTatcatttgtttaatatattatgatgCTTAATGGTTTTTTACAGGACTTGATAAATCAAGACCATATTGTTTTCGATTTACTTGGCCAGGACCAATACCTtataaagattctttaaatacTACTTGTACAAAAGGTAGATATAATGGAGTGCCATGTGTAGATCCACTAATCTATGATGCATGTGAGTATaaacttaaaattaataatattgatagtTATTTTACACTATTAaatgacatatatacatttatattatgtagtgcaattattgaataataaacatctatatttttttttcagcgGGTCCACCAAATATAACTAAAATATGGCATCATGATATGAATATTGATGATAAGGACATTGTTTCAAATACAAGTGTATGTGTTTTACAAAAAGG from Vespula vulgaris chromosome 8, iyVesVulg1.1, whole genome shotgun sequence includes:
- the LOC127065592 gene encoding uncharacterized protein LOC127065592 is translated as MNTLKLIIFLICCMWFALGLDKSRPYCFRFTWPGPIPYKDSLNTTCTKGRYNGVPCVDPLIYDASGPPNITKIWHHDMNIDDKDIVSNTSVCVLQKGFACIKYSNIYNNAVIYMSHYCGRIIEDKTIAVTSGCFNYQVDAHIIEVCACQSAPGQTPCNTATKQIASILILLPSLIIFFYHFHNNY